From a single Pseudalkalibacillus hwajinpoensis genomic region:
- a CDS encoding ThuA domain-containing protein — protein sequence MKKALIFQGGWEGHEPEQVADILGGVLKEEEFEVNITNTLSTLEEEDLSHYDLIVPNWTQDQISREQLDPLMKVVENGTGLAGLHGGMGDSFRMETDYQFMVGGQWVAHPGNDGVTYQVRILDSSHPLTEGLEDFTVVSEQYYMHVDPAVNVHAVTRFPIADGPYKENGEVDMPVVWSKKWGKGNVYYCSLGHVAEIVRMPEVIELMRKGMKWAAR from the coding sequence ATGAAAAAAGCATTGATCTTCCAGGGAGGCTGGGAAGGGCATGAACCAGAACAAGTGGCAGATATTCTTGGAGGCGTACTAAAAGAAGAAGAGTTTGAAGTGAACATAACAAACACGCTTTCGACGCTAGAGGAAGAAGACTTATCACATTATGACTTGATTGTTCCGAACTGGACTCAGGATCAAATCTCACGCGAACAGCTTGACCCCTTGATGAAGGTGGTGGAAAACGGAACAGGTTTAGCGGGGCTGCATGGAGGGATGGGTGATTCATTCCGTATGGAGACAGATTATCAGTTCATGGTTGGTGGGCAGTGGGTAGCTCATCCTGGAAATGATGGCGTAACGTATCAAGTTCGAATTTTGGATTCAAGTCATCCTTTAACAGAAGGGCTAGAAGATTTCACTGTTGTCTCGGAGCAATATTATATGCACGTTGATCCAGCAGTTAACGTGCATGCTGTCACTCGTTTCCCCATTGCAGATGGTCCATATAAAGAAAATGGCGAGGTGGATATGCCTGTTGTCTGGTCGAAAAAGTGGGGGAAAGGGAATGTCTATTACTGTTCTTTAGGGCACGTTGCAGAAATTGTCAGAATGCCAGAAGTCATTGAGTTAATGAGAAAAGGGATGAAGTGGGCTGCGAGATAG